A stretch of DNA from Methylogaea oryzae:
CAACTCAGGGCTCTACTGCCTCACTCGGGCCACCGCGTTTTGCAACCATGCACGGCCGCACGCCGATGCGGGTAGCCGCCAGGCGTCGAGCACTCGGCGACAGTCGCTTTCTTTTTCCTGATTGGCGCGGACTTCCTGGCGATACAGGGTGTCGGCGTATAGCGGGCGAACCTCGCTGAGCCGGTAGCCTTTGTCGATCAGCTGTTCCAGCAAATTGGACGCTTCGCTGTACTCGCCCCGCCGGTAATGGACCACGGCCAAGCCCCAGAGCGCTTCGCGCGCGTGGGGTCCCTTTTGTTGGGCGAAGGCTTGAAATAGGGCGGCGGCGCGTTCCAAGTCGCGGTGTCTGAGCGCTTTCCAGGCTTTTTCCACGCTGTCCGCGCTGGTCAGGGACAATTCCTTCGGCGGCGGGAACATCTCGGCTTCCGAGGCGCGAATGGGGGCGGCGGTTTCGACCGGGGTATGGGATACGGCGGGGGCCGCGTCGCTGCCCGGGTTTCGGCCGATCTGGAACAATATTTCCGATTTCTCGGCCGCGGCCGTGACGAGGGCGCGGTTGTAGCCGCGCGCCTTCAGCTGGCCCAGCAGTTGGTCGATGTCGCGCGAATCGTCGATGGCTTCCGTTTGGATGGCGGTCTCTTTGCCTTTGCGCACCAGTAGCAGGGGTAACGAAGTGACCTGCGCCAAGCCGGGCAAGGCGCGGCGGGCTTCCTCCAGCGTGGGCAGCAGCGCGGCTTGCACCGCGACGGGCACTATCGGCACTTGCGGTATTTGCGAGGCTTGCGGCGGTTCGGCGGCCTGCGCCGTCGCAAGCGCCAGGCAGGCACCGATCAACGCTGGCGATGTGCTGCGGCCTGCGAGCATGGATCAGCGCGGCGCTACGGCGAGCAGGTAAAGGCTATAGGCATAATAGCCGTCCGGATCCCAGGCTATTTGCTTGTCGGCGGTTTCCCGCAGCTTTTTCGCCTCTTCCCCGCGGCCGAGGCGTTCGGCTAAGCGGCTGGCGATAGCGTAATAGCCGGCGGACGCTTCGTCCTTGGAGGCGGTTTTGCCGTCCAGGCCGTACCAGGGGGCCAAGCGCTTGTCCTTGCGGTAGCGTTCCAGCAATTGTTCGCCGCCGCACGGGGATTGATAGGGCTCCAGCCAATCGGCATACAGGTATACCCGTATGGCTTCGTAGCCGAAGTGCGCCGGGTGGCCTTCGTCGGTGCCGGCCTTGCCCTTGCGCACCGCCAGCCAGTCGGCCGGCAGGCCGGACGGGTTGTCGCAGGCCGCTTGCCATAACGTCGCGCCGCCTTGTTCGACTTTTTCCCAGAAGGCTTTGTCGTCCAGCTCGCCCATGGCGCGGTAGGCGCTGGGTATCTGGTAGGCGGGATTGAGCACCAGGCCGCCTTTTTCGTCGGCGTAGCCGTAGTAGCCGGTCAGCAAATAGCTGATCCCTTGTTGCTCCGCCGCGACGTTTTCCCGGAGCGCCTTGGCGAGCCGCCGCGCTTCGTCGGTGTAGGCGGGGGCTTGCCAGCGTTGGCCGGCGCGGGCCAGGGCGAAGGCCACCAGGAGGTCGCCGTCGCTGGCGGTGTTGTAGTCGATGACGTTCCACTGGCCGTTGGGGCGCTGTCCCCAGTTCCAGGCCAGCAGGCCGTCCCTGCGTGCCTGGAGATTATTGCGCGTCCAGTTCCACAGCGTGTCGAACAGACGGCGGTCGTTGAAACGTTCGGCCAGCAACATGCCGTAGCCTTGGCCTTCCGAGTGGCTGACGCGGCTTTGGTATATGTCGATCACCCGCCCGTCCTGGCTGATGAAGTGCTGCTTATAGTGTTCCCACGCCTTGGCCGGGGCGGAGTCGTCGGCGGTTGCGCTATGCATGGCGAGACACAAGCCGAGGCCGAGCAGGATTTTTGACTTTGCCATGCTAGTTTCCTTATTCCGTGGTGCCGAGCCGTTTTGCGCGATGCCGCTTGAGCATCAGGTAAATGACCAGCGACAAGAGCAGGGTGACCGTCGTCAAGGCGATGATATAAAGCCAGGGATAGGAAGTCAGGTAGAAGTCGACGGTGGAAATGGCACCGCTCTTGCCGGTGGTGAAGTGGTTGCCGGTGTCCATCGAGTGGGCTTTGACTTCCCAGCCGTCGCCGTAGCGCTGTTGCCGGCGTTCGTCGTAGTCGAAGTCGACCAGCAGCAGGTCGCCGCGCGTGGCGCTTTGCAGGCCGCCGTCCCACAGGGTTTCGCCAAGCCTCGCCAGGCCGGCGTAGGACGGCGACGTGAGCACCATGGCCGTCCGCCCTTCCTTGTAGGGGGACTGCATTTGCATGATGAGGCCCTTGTCTTGGCCGATGCCGCTTTTCTGCGTGCTGAAGGCGAGTGCGGAGGCTTCGTCGGCGCTTTTGAACACGGGGTAGGGTATTTTCAGCTTTTCACCCAGGGTAATGGGCGCGTGTTCCTGCACCGCGGGGGGCAGGGTGTCGGTGCGTCCGATGACGATCAGTTCGTCGCTGATTTGTTCGTCCGGCTCGGTGCTGACCTTGATGCCGAACAGCGGGTAGCCGTTCTTCTGGCTCATGAGCGAGATCAGATTCATCATGGTCGACGCCACGCCATACTCCGGCTGGGTGAGCAGGAAGGTGGTCTCGAAGCCGTCCGGCCAGCGGGTGAAGGGGAAGGCGTTGACGAAGAACAGGTCCATCCTGGGCAGCTCGATGCGGTGCGGCATTTGCGGGAACAGCAGCGAGGAGGATTTATACAGCGTGACGAGCAAGCCTTCCGACTGTATGAAACTGCAGAAGTCGTTGTGTACCGGCGTCAGCACCGTCTTGAACGACAAGTTGTTGGTGCCG
This window harbors:
- a CDS encoding tetratricopeptide repeat protein, coding for MLAGRSTSPALIGACLALATAQAAEPPQASQIPQVPIVPVAVQAALLPTLEEARRALPGLAQVTSLPLLLVRKGKETAIQTEAIDDSRDIDQLLGQLKARGYNRALVTAAAEKSEILFQIGRNPGSDAAPAVSHTPVETAAPIRASEAEMFPPPKELSLTSADSVEKAWKALRHRDLERAAALFQAFAQQKGPHAREALWGLAVVHYRRGEYSEASNLLEQLIDKGYRLSEVRPLYADTLYRQEVRANQEKESDCRRVLDAWRLPASACGRAWLQNAVARVRQ
- a CDS encoding glycosyl hydrolase family 8 encodes the protein MAKSKILLGLGLCLAMHSATADDSAPAKAWEHYKQHFISQDGRVIDIYQSRVSHSEGQGYGMLLAERFNDRRLFDTLWNWTRNNLQARRDGLLAWNWGQRPNGQWNVIDYNTASDGDLLVAFALARAGQRWQAPAYTDEARRLAKALRENVAAEQQGISYLLTGYYGYADEKGGLVLNPAYQIPSAYRAMGELDDKAFWEKVEQGGATLWQAACDNPSGLPADWLAVRKGKAGTDEGHPAHFGYEAIRVYLYADWLEPYQSPCGGEQLLERYRKDKRLAPWYGLDGKTASKDEASAGYYAIASRLAERLGRGEEAKKLRETADKQIAWDPDGYYAYSLYLLAVAPR